In Takifugu flavidus isolate HTHZ2018 chromosome 13, ASM371156v2, whole genome shotgun sequence, the following are encoded in one genomic region:
- the frmd4a gene encoding FERM domain-containing protein 4A isoform X8, producing the protein MAVQLMPESAVCLLMMTEGRRCQVHLLDDRKLELLVQPKLMAKDLLDLVASHFNLKEKEYFGIAYTDETGHFSWLQLDRRVLEHEFPKKSGPIVLYFCVKFYIESISYLKDNATIELFFLNAKSIIYKELIEVDSDVVFELASYILQEAKGDFTSNDATRSDLKKLPALPTQALKEHPSLAYCEDRVIEHYKKLSGQSRGQAIVNYMSIVESLPTYGVHYYAVKDKQGIPWWLGLSYKGIFQYDHQDKVKPRKVFQWRQLENLYFREKKFSVEVHDPRSRASVTRRTFGHSGIAVHTWYACPALIKSIWAMAISQHQFYLDRKQSKSKIHAARSLSEIAIDLTETGTLKTSKLANMGSKGKIISGSSGSLLSSGSQESDSSQTAKKDMLAALRARQEALEETLKQRIEELKSICIREAELTGKLPKEYPLDPGEEPPTVRRKIGTAFKLDEQKILPKGEEEELERLEREFAIQSQITEAARRLASDPHVNSKKLKKQRKTSYLNALKKLQEIENSINEYRVRSGKKPTQRASLIIEEANIGSEDSSLSDALVLDDDDPQVTGTPTFSPVASPHKGLPPRPPSHSRPPPPQSLDGLRHMHYTRSDYDKSPIKPKMWSESSLDEPYEKVKKRSSHSSHRRFPSSGSAEAGGSNSLQSSPIRNLPHWNSQSSMPSTPDLKTRTPHYVHSTRSVDISPTRLHSLAQHFRNRSSSLESQGKLLASDSDAHPHALGTLGSPDFFLGPGRSSNGSDPLDDCSSCTSQSSSEHYYPSGGPPGSNPNYSTLGEDSPSKARQRQRQRHRSAGHLGSSNSGSMPNLAAKNGTGGCSGAGGMGGGQHGIYLHSQSQPSSQYRIKEYPLYVEGSPNPVVVRSLESDQEGHYSVKAQFKTSSSYTAGGLYKEAWGGDEGGEGSGRLTPSRSQIVRTPSLGREGGGSGGRAAVSEELRCWYQRSSGSLKDRNHSHSGSTSSETGSQQGTLGHGRGSRVGTLAKSSPAASPHSQRSMTPSSEQAVTPTPPCSPQHILNWQSGSFSDSCFLSSPLCSELADVQWYGRDKAKPGTLV; encoded by the exons ATGACAGAGGGGCGGAGATGTCAGGTCCATCTCCTGGatgacaggaagctggagctcCTTGTGCAG CCCAAGTTGATGGCTAAAGACCTTCTGGACCTTGTTGCATCCCACTTCAATCTGAAGGAGAAAGAGTACTTTGGAATCGCTTACACCGATGAAAC GGGCCATTTTagctggctgcagctggaccGCAGAGTATTAGAACATGAGTTTCCCAAGAAGTCTGGTCCCATCGTCCTTTACTTCTGTGTCAA GTTCTATATAGAGAGTATATCCTACCTGAAGGACAATGCTACCATTGAGTTGTTTTTCCTTAATGCCAAGTCCATCATATACAAG GAGCTTATTGAAGTGGACAGTGATGTGGTCTTTGAACTGGCTTCCTATATTCTACAA GAGGCTAAAGGTGACTTCACgag TAATGATGCAACCAGATCTGACCTAAAAAAGTTGCCTGCGCTGCCCACCCAGGCCTTAAAGGAGCACCCGTCTCTGGCATACTG TGAGGATCGGGTCATAGAGCATTATAAAAAGCTCAGTGGGCAGTCCAGAGGGCAAGCTATTGTAAA TTACATGAGTATTGTGGAGTCTCTGCCAACATATGGAGTTCATTATTATGCTGTAAAG GACAAGCAGGGGATCCCATGGTGGTTGGGTCTGAGCTATAAAGGCATTTTCCAGTATGACCACCAGGACAAAGTCAAACCCAGAAAG GTGTTCCAATGGCGCCAGTTGGAAAATCTCTACTTCCGAGAGAAGAAGTTTTCGGTCGAAGTTCATGACCCCAGGA GTAGGGCGTCGGTGACGAGAAGGACATTTGGTCACAGTGGCATCGCTGTGCACACGTGGTACGCCTGTCCTGCACTCATCAAGTCTATCTGGGCCATGGCGATCAGCCAACACCAGTTCTACCTGGACCGCAAGCAGAGCAAG TCTAAGATCCACGCTGCGCGGAGTTTGAGCGAGATCGCCATAGACCTGACGGAAACGGGAACTCTGAAGACTTCTAAACTGGCCAACATGGGCAGCAAGGGCAAAATCATAAGCGGGAGCAGTGGCAGTCTGCTGTCCTCAG GCTCTCAGGAATCTGACAGCTCTCAGACGGCTAAGAAAGACATGCTAGCAGCGCTGAGGGCCAGACAGGAAGCACTGGAAGAAACACTCAAACAAAGAATAGAAGAACTCAAGAGCATCTGCATCAGAGAAGCG GAGTTGACAGGAAAGCTTCCTAAGGAATATCCTCTGGATCCTGGAGAGGAGCCACCCACAGTGAGACGCAAGATCGGTACTGCTTTCAAACTGGACGAGCAGAAAATTCTTCCCAAGGGAGAG GAAGAAGAACTGGAGCGCTTGGAGCGGGAGTTTGCTATTCAGTCCCAGATCACGGAGGCAGCAAGGCGCCTGGCCAGTGACCCTCATGTGAACAGcaagaagctgaagaaacagAGGAAGACTTCTTATCTGAATGCGCtaaagaagctgcaggagataGAGAACTCTATTAATGAATACCGGGTTCGTTCTGGCAAGAAACCCACTCAGAGGGCTTCGCTCATCATAGAAG AAGCGAATATTGGCTCTGAAGACAGCTCGTTATCTGATGCATTGGTCTTGGATGACG ATGATCCTCAAGTTACAGGCACCCCCACTTTTTCTCCAGTAGCATCTCCTCACAAGGGCCTCCCTCCTCGGCCACCATCGCACAGCCGGCCTCCTCCTCCGCAGTCCCTGGACGGTCTGCGACACATGCACTACACACGTTCAGACTATGATAAGTCGCCCATTAAACCCAAAATGTGGAGCGAATCTTCACTAGATGAGCCAtatgaaaaagtgaaaaaacgCTCTTCACACTCAAG TCATCGGCGTTTCCCAAGTTCCGGCAGCGCGGAAGCTGGGGGCAGTAACTCCCTGCAGAGCAGCCCCATCAGGAACTTGCCTCACTGGAATTCCCAGTCCAGCATGCCATCTACCCCAGACCTTAAGACCAGAACCCCACACTATGTACATTCCACCAG GTCAGTGGACATCAGTCCCACCCGTCTGCACAGCCTCGCTCAGCACTTTAGGAACCGCAGCTCAAGCCTCGAGTCCCAAGGAAAACTGTTGGCGTCTGACTCCGACGCGCACCCTCATGCCCTGGGCACACTGGGCAGCCCTGATTTCTTTCTGGGTCCAGGACGCAGTTCCAATGGCTCTGACCCACTAGATGACTGCTCCTCCTGCACCAGCCAAAGCAGCTCGGAGCATTATTACCCCTCCGGTGGGCCCCCTGGCAGCAACCCTAACTACTCTACGCTGGGAGAGGACTCGCCCTCCAAAGccaggcagcggcagcggcaaaGACATAG ATCTGCAGGTCATCTAGGTTCCTCTAATTCTGGCTCCATGCCAAACCTGGCAGCTAAAAATGGAACTGGTGGATGCTCTGGTGCAGGTGGGATGGGAGGGGGACAGCATGGAATCTAcctccacagccagagccaGCCCTCCTCCCAGTATCGCATCAAGGAGTACCCACTTTATGTGGAGGGCAGCCCCAACCCTGTGGTGGTGCGCAGTTTGGAGAGCGACCAGGAGGGCCACTACAGCGTGAAGGCTCAGTTCAAGACCTCCAGCTCCTACACGGCCGGTGGACTTTACAAAGAGGCCTGGGGAGGAGACGAAGGGGGAGAGGGCAGCGGGAGACTCACGCCCTCTCGCTCTCAGATCGTACGGACTCCATCATTGGGGCGAGAGGGTGGTGGCAGTGGGGGCAGGGCGGCAGTCTCTGAGGAGCTGAGGTGCTGGTATCAGAGGTCCTCAGGGAGCCTGAAAGACAGGAATCACTCACATTCAGGATCTACGTCTTCCGAGACTGGGTCACAGCAAGGAACGCTGGGACACGGTCGGGGAAGTCGAGTCGGGACACTCGCCAAAAGTTCACCAG CTGCGTCCCCCCACAGTCAGAGGAGTATGACGCCCTCCAGCGAACAAGCAGTCACACCCACCCCTCCCTGTAGCCCACAGCACATCCTCAACTGGCAGAGCGG GTCTTTCAGTGACAGCTGTTTTCTCAGCAGCCCCCTGTGTTCAGAGTTGGCAGATGTGCAGTGGTACGGACGTGACAAGGCCAAACCTGGAACCCTGGTCTGA
- the frmd4a gene encoding FERM domain-containing protein 4A isoform X7 produces the protein MTLAARLEDMEVTLEHMLMDVFMTEGRRCQVHLLDDRKLELLVQPKLMAKDLLDLVASHFNLKEKEYFGIAYTDETGHFSWLQLDRRVLEHEFPKKSGPIVLYFCVKFYIESISYLKDNATIELFFLNAKSIIYKELIEVDSDVVFELASYILQEAKGDFTSNDATRSDLKKLPALPTQALKEHPSLAYCEDRVIEHYKKLSGQSRGQAIVNYMSIVESLPTYGVHYYAVKDKQGIPWWLGLSYKGIFQYDHQDKVKPRKVFQWRQLENLYFREKKFSVEVHDPRSRASVTRRTFGHSGIAVHTWYACPALIKSIWAMAISQHQFYLDRKQSKSKIHAARSLSEIAIDLTETGTLKTSKLANMGSKGKIISGSSGSLLSSGSQESDSSQTAKKDMLAALRARQEALEETLKQRIEELKSICIREAELTGKLPKEYPLDPGEEPPTVRRKIGTAFKLDEQKILPKGEEEELERLEREFAIQSQITEAARRLASDPHVNSKKLKKQRKTSYLNALKKLQEIENSINEYRVRSGKKPTQRASLIIEEANIGSEDSSLSDALVLDDDDPQVTGTPTFSPVASPHKGLPPRPPSHSRPPPPQSLDGLRHMHYTRSDYDKSPIKPKMWSESSLDEPYEKVKKRSSHSSHRRFPSSGSAEAGGSNSLQSSPIRNLPHWNSQSSMPSTPDLKTRTPHYVHSTRSVDISPTRLHSLAQHFRNRSSSLESQGKLLASDSDAHPHALGTLGSPDFFLGPGRSSNGSDPLDDCSSCTSQSSSEHYYPSGGPPGSNPNYSTLGEDSPSKARQRQRQRHRSAGHLGSSNSGSMPNLAAKNGTGGCSGAGGMGGGQHGIYLHSQSQPSSQYRIKEYPLYVEGSPNPVVVRSLESDQEGHYSVKAQFKTSSSYTAGGLYKEAWGGDEGGEGSGRLTPSRSQIVRTPSLGREGGGSGGRAAVSEELRCWYQRSSGSLKDRNHSHSGSTSSETGSQQGTLGHGRGSRVGTLAKSSPAASPHSQRSMTPSSEQAVTPTPPCSPQHILNWQSGSFSDSCFLSSPLCSELADVQWYGRDKAKPGTLV, from the exons ATGACAGAGGGGCGGAGATGTCAGGTCCATCTCCTGGatgacaggaagctggagctcCTTGTGCAG CCCAAGTTGATGGCTAAAGACCTTCTGGACCTTGTTGCATCCCACTTCAATCTGAAGGAGAAAGAGTACTTTGGAATCGCTTACACCGATGAAAC GGGCCATTTTagctggctgcagctggaccGCAGAGTATTAGAACATGAGTTTCCCAAGAAGTCTGGTCCCATCGTCCTTTACTTCTGTGTCAA GTTCTATATAGAGAGTATATCCTACCTGAAGGACAATGCTACCATTGAGTTGTTTTTCCTTAATGCCAAGTCCATCATATACAAG GAGCTTATTGAAGTGGACAGTGATGTGGTCTTTGAACTGGCTTCCTATATTCTACAA GAGGCTAAAGGTGACTTCACgag TAATGATGCAACCAGATCTGACCTAAAAAAGTTGCCTGCGCTGCCCACCCAGGCCTTAAAGGAGCACCCGTCTCTGGCATACTG TGAGGATCGGGTCATAGAGCATTATAAAAAGCTCAGTGGGCAGTCCAGAGGGCAAGCTATTGTAAA TTACATGAGTATTGTGGAGTCTCTGCCAACATATGGAGTTCATTATTATGCTGTAAAG GACAAGCAGGGGATCCCATGGTGGTTGGGTCTGAGCTATAAAGGCATTTTCCAGTATGACCACCAGGACAAAGTCAAACCCAGAAAG GTGTTCCAATGGCGCCAGTTGGAAAATCTCTACTTCCGAGAGAAGAAGTTTTCGGTCGAAGTTCATGACCCCAGGA GTAGGGCGTCGGTGACGAGAAGGACATTTGGTCACAGTGGCATCGCTGTGCACACGTGGTACGCCTGTCCTGCACTCATCAAGTCTATCTGGGCCATGGCGATCAGCCAACACCAGTTCTACCTGGACCGCAAGCAGAGCAAG TCTAAGATCCACGCTGCGCGGAGTTTGAGCGAGATCGCCATAGACCTGACGGAAACGGGAACTCTGAAGACTTCTAAACTGGCCAACATGGGCAGCAAGGGCAAAATCATAAGCGGGAGCAGTGGCAGTCTGCTGTCCTCAG GCTCTCAGGAATCTGACAGCTCTCAGACGGCTAAGAAAGACATGCTAGCAGCGCTGAGGGCCAGACAGGAAGCACTGGAAGAAACACTCAAACAAAGAATAGAAGAACTCAAGAGCATCTGCATCAGAGAAGCG GAGTTGACAGGAAAGCTTCCTAAGGAATATCCTCTGGATCCTGGAGAGGAGCCACCCACAGTGAGACGCAAGATCGGTACTGCTTTCAAACTGGACGAGCAGAAAATTCTTCCCAAGGGAGAG GAAGAAGAACTGGAGCGCTTGGAGCGGGAGTTTGCTATTCAGTCCCAGATCACGGAGGCAGCAAGGCGCCTGGCCAGTGACCCTCATGTGAACAGcaagaagctgaagaaacagAGGAAGACTTCTTATCTGAATGCGCtaaagaagctgcaggagataGAGAACTCTATTAATGAATACCGGGTTCGTTCTGGCAAGAAACCCACTCAGAGGGCTTCGCTCATCATAGAAG AAGCGAATATTGGCTCTGAAGACAGCTCGTTATCTGATGCATTGGTCTTGGATGACG ATGATCCTCAAGTTACAGGCACCCCCACTTTTTCTCCAGTAGCATCTCCTCACAAGGGCCTCCCTCCTCGGCCACCATCGCACAGCCGGCCTCCTCCTCCGCAGTCCCTGGACGGTCTGCGACACATGCACTACACACGTTCAGACTATGATAAGTCGCCCATTAAACCCAAAATGTGGAGCGAATCTTCACTAGATGAGCCAtatgaaaaagtgaaaaaacgCTCTTCACACTCAAG TCATCGGCGTTTCCCAAGTTCCGGCAGCGCGGAAGCTGGGGGCAGTAACTCCCTGCAGAGCAGCCCCATCAGGAACTTGCCTCACTGGAATTCCCAGTCCAGCATGCCATCTACCCCAGACCTTAAGACCAGAACCCCACACTATGTACATTCCACCAG GTCAGTGGACATCAGTCCCACCCGTCTGCACAGCCTCGCTCAGCACTTTAGGAACCGCAGCTCAAGCCTCGAGTCCCAAGGAAAACTGTTGGCGTCTGACTCCGACGCGCACCCTCATGCCCTGGGCACACTGGGCAGCCCTGATTTCTTTCTGGGTCCAGGACGCAGTTCCAATGGCTCTGACCCACTAGATGACTGCTCCTCCTGCACCAGCCAAAGCAGCTCGGAGCATTATTACCCCTCCGGTGGGCCCCCTGGCAGCAACCCTAACTACTCTACGCTGGGAGAGGACTCGCCCTCCAAAGccaggcagcggcagcggcaaaGACATAG ATCTGCAGGTCATCTAGGTTCCTCTAATTCTGGCTCCATGCCAAACCTGGCAGCTAAAAATGGAACTGGTGGATGCTCTGGTGCAGGTGGGATGGGAGGGGGACAGCATGGAATCTAcctccacagccagagccaGCCCTCCTCCCAGTATCGCATCAAGGAGTACCCACTTTATGTGGAGGGCAGCCCCAACCCTGTGGTGGTGCGCAGTTTGGAGAGCGACCAGGAGGGCCACTACAGCGTGAAGGCTCAGTTCAAGACCTCCAGCTCCTACACGGCCGGTGGACTTTACAAAGAGGCCTGGGGAGGAGACGAAGGGGGAGAGGGCAGCGGGAGACTCACGCCCTCTCGCTCTCAGATCGTACGGACTCCATCATTGGGGCGAGAGGGTGGTGGCAGTGGGGGCAGGGCGGCAGTCTCTGAGGAGCTGAGGTGCTGGTATCAGAGGTCCTCAGGGAGCCTGAAAGACAGGAATCACTCACATTCAGGATCTACGTCTTCCGAGACTGGGTCACAGCAAGGAACGCTGGGACACGGTCGGGGAAGTCGAGTCGGGACACTCGCCAAAAGTTCACCAG CTGCGTCCCCCCACAGTCAGAGGAGTATGACGCCCTCCAGCGAACAAGCAGTCACACCCACCCCTCCCTGTAGCCCACAGCACATCCTCAACTGGCAGAGCGG GTCTTTCAGTGACAGCTGTTTTCTCAGCAGCCCCCTGTGTTCAGAGTTGGCAGATGTGCAGTGGTACGGACGTGACAAGGCCAAACCTGGAACCCTGGTCTGA
- the frmd4a gene encoding FERM domain-containing protein 4A isoform X3, with translation MEAVLVGLDEAVCTRHSLLWTLTSTALRHLHVHARNFPAHLHLIQKHRCVSRPLYQMTEGRRCQVHLLDDRKLELLVQPKLMAKDLLDLVASHFNLKEKEYFGIAYTDETGHFSWLQLDRRVLEHEFPKKSGPIVLYFCVKFYIESISYLKDNATIELFFLNAKSIIYKELIEVDSDVVFELASYILQEAKGDFTSNDATRSDLKKLPALPTQALKEHPSLAYCEDRVIEHYKKLSGQSRGQAIVNYMSIVESLPTYGVHYYAVKDKQGIPWWLGLSYKGIFQYDHQDKVKPRKVFQWRQLENLYFREKKFSVEVHDPRSRASVTRRTFGHSGIAVHTWYACPALIKSIWAMAISQHQFYLDRKQSKSKIHAARSLSEIAIDLTETGTLKTSKLANMGSKGKIISGSSGSLLSSGSQESDSSQTAKKDMLAALRARQEALEETLKQRIEELKSICIREAELTGKLPKEYPLDPGEEPPTVRRKIGTAFKLDEQKILPKGEEEELERLEREFAIQSQITEAARRLASDPHVNSKKLKKQRKTSYLNALKKLQEIENSINEYRVRSGKKPTQRASLIIEEANIGSEDSSLSDALVLDDDDPQVTGTPTFSPVASPHKGLPPRPPSHSRPPPPQSLDGLRHMHYTRSDYDKSPIKPKMWSESSLDEPYEKVKKRSSHSSHRRFPSSGSAEAGGSNSLQSSPIRNLPHWNSQSSMPSTPDLKTRTPHYVHSTRSVDISPTRLHSLAQHFRNRSSSLESQGKLLASDSDAHPHALGTLGSPDFFLGPGRSSNGSDPLDDCSSCTSQSSSEHYYPSGGPPGSNPNYSTLGEDSPSKARQRQRQRHRSAGHLGSSNSGSMPNLAAKNGTGGCSGAGGMGGGQHGIYLHSQSQPSSQYRIKEYPLYVEGSPNPVVVRSLESDQEGHYSVKAQFKTSSSYTAGGLYKEAWGGDEGGEGSGRLTPSRSQIVRTPSLGREGGGSGGRAAVSEELRCWYQRSSGSLKDRNHSHSGSTSSETGSQQGTLGHGRGSRVGTLAKSSPAASPHSQRSMTPSSEQAVTPTPPCSPQHILNWQSGSFSDSCFLSSPLCSELADVQWYGRDKAKPGTLV, from the exons ATGACAGAGGGGCGGAGATGTCAGGTCCATCTCCTGGatgacaggaagctggagctcCTTGTGCAG CCCAAGTTGATGGCTAAAGACCTTCTGGACCTTGTTGCATCCCACTTCAATCTGAAGGAGAAAGAGTACTTTGGAATCGCTTACACCGATGAAAC GGGCCATTTTagctggctgcagctggaccGCAGAGTATTAGAACATGAGTTTCCCAAGAAGTCTGGTCCCATCGTCCTTTACTTCTGTGTCAA GTTCTATATAGAGAGTATATCCTACCTGAAGGACAATGCTACCATTGAGTTGTTTTTCCTTAATGCCAAGTCCATCATATACAAG GAGCTTATTGAAGTGGACAGTGATGTGGTCTTTGAACTGGCTTCCTATATTCTACAA GAGGCTAAAGGTGACTTCACgag TAATGATGCAACCAGATCTGACCTAAAAAAGTTGCCTGCGCTGCCCACCCAGGCCTTAAAGGAGCACCCGTCTCTGGCATACTG TGAGGATCGGGTCATAGAGCATTATAAAAAGCTCAGTGGGCAGTCCAGAGGGCAAGCTATTGTAAA TTACATGAGTATTGTGGAGTCTCTGCCAACATATGGAGTTCATTATTATGCTGTAAAG GACAAGCAGGGGATCCCATGGTGGTTGGGTCTGAGCTATAAAGGCATTTTCCAGTATGACCACCAGGACAAAGTCAAACCCAGAAAG GTGTTCCAATGGCGCCAGTTGGAAAATCTCTACTTCCGAGAGAAGAAGTTTTCGGTCGAAGTTCATGACCCCAGGA GTAGGGCGTCGGTGACGAGAAGGACATTTGGTCACAGTGGCATCGCTGTGCACACGTGGTACGCCTGTCCTGCACTCATCAAGTCTATCTGGGCCATGGCGATCAGCCAACACCAGTTCTACCTGGACCGCAAGCAGAGCAAG TCTAAGATCCACGCTGCGCGGAGTTTGAGCGAGATCGCCATAGACCTGACGGAAACGGGAACTCTGAAGACTTCTAAACTGGCCAACATGGGCAGCAAGGGCAAAATCATAAGCGGGAGCAGTGGCAGTCTGCTGTCCTCAG GCTCTCAGGAATCTGACAGCTCTCAGACGGCTAAGAAAGACATGCTAGCAGCGCTGAGGGCCAGACAGGAAGCACTGGAAGAAACACTCAAACAAAGAATAGAAGAACTCAAGAGCATCTGCATCAGAGAAGCG GAGTTGACAGGAAAGCTTCCTAAGGAATATCCTCTGGATCCTGGAGAGGAGCCACCCACAGTGAGACGCAAGATCGGTACTGCTTTCAAACTGGACGAGCAGAAAATTCTTCCCAAGGGAGAG GAAGAAGAACTGGAGCGCTTGGAGCGGGAGTTTGCTATTCAGTCCCAGATCACGGAGGCAGCAAGGCGCCTGGCCAGTGACCCTCATGTGAACAGcaagaagctgaagaaacagAGGAAGACTTCTTATCTGAATGCGCtaaagaagctgcaggagataGAGAACTCTATTAATGAATACCGGGTTCGTTCTGGCAAGAAACCCACTCAGAGGGCTTCGCTCATCATAGAAG AAGCGAATATTGGCTCTGAAGACAGCTCGTTATCTGATGCATTGGTCTTGGATGACG ATGATCCTCAAGTTACAGGCACCCCCACTTTTTCTCCAGTAGCATCTCCTCACAAGGGCCTCCCTCCTCGGCCACCATCGCACAGCCGGCCTCCTCCTCCGCAGTCCCTGGACGGTCTGCGACACATGCACTACACACGTTCAGACTATGATAAGTCGCCCATTAAACCCAAAATGTGGAGCGAATCTTCACTAGATGAGCCAtatgaaaaagtgaaaaaacgCTCTTCACACTCAAG TCATCGGCGTTTCCCAAGTTCCGGCAGCGCGGAAGCTGGGGGCAGTAACTCCCTGCAGAGCAGCCCCATCAGGAACTTGCCTCACTGGAATTCCCAGTCCAGCATGCCATCTACCCCAGACCTTAAGACCAGAACCCCACACTATGTACATTCCACCAG GTCAGTGGACATCAGTCCCACCCGTCTGCACAGCCTCGCTCAGCACTTTAGGAACCGCAGCTCAAGCCTCGAGTCCCAAGGAAAACTGTTGGCGTCTGACTCCGACGCGCACCCTCATGCCCTGGGCACACTGGGCAGCCCTGATTTCTTTCTGGGTCCAGGACGCAGTTCCAATGGCTCTGACCCACTAGATGACTGCTCCTCCTGCACCAGCCAAAGCAGCTCGGAGCATTATTACCCCTCCGGTGGGCCCCCTGGCAGCAACCCTAACTACTCTACGCTGGGAGAGGACTCGCCCTCCAAAGccaggcagcggcagcggcaaaGACATAG ATCTGCAGGTCATCTAGGTTCCTCTAATTCTGGCTCCATGCCAAACCTGGCAGCTAAAAATGGAACTGGTGGATGCTCTGGTGCAGGTGGGATGGGAGGGGGACAGCATGGAATCTAcctccacagccagagccaGCCCTCCTCCCAGTATCGCATCAAGGAGTACCCACTTTATGTGGAGGGCAGCCCCAACCCTGTGGTGGTGCGCAGTTTGGAGAGCGACCAGGAGGGCCACTACAGCGTGAAGGCTCAGTTCAAGACCTCCAGCTCCTACACGGCCGGTGGACTTTACAAAGAGGCCTGGGGAGGAGACGAAGGGGGAGAGGGCAGCGGGAGACTCACGCCCTCTCGCTCTCAGATCGTACGGACTCCATCATTGGGGCGAGAGGGTGGTGGCAGTGGGGGCAGGGCGGCAGTCTCTGAGGAGCTGAGGTGCTGGTATCAGAGGTCCTCAGGGAGCCTGAAAGACAGGAATCACTCACATTCAGGATCTACGTCTTCCGAGACTGGGTCACAGCAAGGAACGCTGGGACACGGTCGGGGAAGTCGAGTCGGGACACTCGCCAAAAGTTCACCAG CTGCGTCCCCCCACAGTCAGAGGAGTATGACGCCCTCCAGCGAACAAGCAGTCACACCCACCCCTCCCTGTAGCCCACAGCACATCCTCAACTGGCAGAGCGG GTCTTTCAGTGACAGCTGTTTTCTCAGCAGCCCCCTGTGTTCAGAGTTGGCAGATGTGCAGTGGTACGGACGTGACAAGGCCAAACCTGGAACCCTGGTCTGA